One region of Acidovorax sp. T1 genomic DNA includes:
- a CDS encoding DNA polymerase III subunit delta' yields MSGSAVALAPWIAAQRTSLLAQRGHAWLLQGPSGLGQYALGLELVRAWLCDAPTEQGACGQCGSCHAIDVRTHADLCVLMPEVQMMALGWPLSEKAQADIDDKKRKPSREIRVEAMRDAVEFSQRTSARGRGKAVLVYPAEQMNHVTANALLKTLEEPPGDVRFVLASEAAHQLLPTIRSRCLGHTMVWPAEADSLQWLAGQGIEPAAAAAHLRSTGGRPDDALALARSGRSPQAWAALPQAMARGDVAALGDWAPAQAIDALQKLCHDLLAAGVGAAPRYFAPGDLPKPPPLGALTRWSRALAKAARTAEHPFNAGLMLEALVAQARNTLHSRH; encoded by the coding sequence ATGAGCGGATCTGCCGTGGCGTTGGCGCCGTGGATTGCCGCACAGCGCACCAGTCTGCTGGCCCAGCGCGGCCATGCGTGGTTGCTGCAGGGGCCATCGGGCCTGGGGCAGTACGCATTGGGGCTGGAGTTGGTCCGCGCATGGTTGTGTGATGCGCCGACAGAGCAGGGCGCCTGCGGCCAGTGCGGCAGCTGCCACGCCATTGACGTGCGCACCCACGCCGACCTGTGCGTGTTGATGCCCGAGGTGCAGATGATGGCCCTGGGCTGGCCGCTGTCGGAAAAAGCCCAGGCCGATATTGACGACAAGAAACGCAAGCCCAGCCGCGAGATCCGAGTGGAGGCCATGCGCGATGCGGTGGAGTTTTCGCAGCGCACCTCGGCCCGTGGGCGGGGCAAGGCGGTGCTGGTCTACCCGGCCGAGCAGATGAACCACGTCACGGCCAATGCGCTGCTCAAAACGCTGGAGGAGCCGCCGGGCGACGTGCGCTTTGTGCTGGCCAGCGAAGCTGCGCACCAGTTGCTGCCGACCATTCGCAGCCGCTGCCTGGGCCACACCATGGTCTGGCCGGCCGAGGCCGACAGTTTGCAGTGGCTGGCCGGGCAGGGGATTGAGCCGGCAGCCGCCGCCGCGCATCTGCGATCCACCGGTGGCCGGCCGGATGACGCCCTGGCGCTGGCGCGGTCCGGGCGCAGCCCGCAGGCCTGGGCGGCACTGCCCCAGGCCATGGCGCGCGGCGACGTGGCGGCGCTGGGCGATTGGGCGCCCGCCCAGGCGATCGACGCACTTCAAAAGCTGTGCCACGACCTGCTGGCTGCTGGCGTGGGCGCGGCACCGCGCTATTTCGCGCCGGGTGATTTGCCCAAGCCGCCGCCGCTGGGAGCCCTCACGCGCTGGTCGCGCGCCCTGGCCAAGGCGGCACGCACGGCCGAGCATCCCTTCAATGCGGGCCTGATGCTGGAGGCGCTTGTCGCCCAGGCGCGAAACACCCTACACTCCCGACACTAA
- the tmk gene encoding dTMP kinase: MSRPGLFITFEGIDGAGKSSHIEGLAQAFRAQGRTVTVSREPGGTPLAEKLRAMVLNDPMDALTESLLIFAARRDHLRNVIEPALARGDVVLCDRFTDATFAYQGAGRGFDLGVLSTLEHLAQTGLAPDADLMREPDLTVWFDLAPEVAAERLAGARVPDRFEAQPVEFFRRVAQGYADRAAAAPQRFARLDAAQDRHRVWQQLTSVFVRKGWLAIMVASQGGPQ, translated from the coding sequence ATGTCACGACCCGGTCTGTTCATTACCTTTGAAGGCATCGACGGTGCCGGCAAGTCCTCGCACATCGAGGGCCTGGCCCAGGCCTTTCGCGCCCAGGGGCGCACGGTCACCGTGAGCCGCGAGCCGGGTGGCACCCCGCTGGCCGAAAAGCTGCGCGCCATGGTGCTGAACGACCCCATGGATGCGCTCACCGAGTCGCTGCTGATTTTTGCCGCGCGCCGCGACCACCTGCGCAATGTCATCGAGCCCGCCCTGGCGCGGGGCGATGTGGTGCTGTGCGACCGCTTCACCGACGCCACCTTTGCCTACCAGGGAGCAGGGCGGGGGTTTGACCTTGGGGTGCTATCAACTTTGGAGCACCTTGCGCAGACGGGGCTTGCGCCTGATGCCGATTTGATGCGTGAACCTGATTTGACCGTCTGGTTCGATCTCGCTCCCGAGGTCGCCGCCGAGCGCCTGGCCGGAGCGCGCGTCCCTGACCGTTTTGAGGCGCAGCCCGTCGAATTTTTCCGCCGCGTGGCGCAGGGCTATGCGGACCGGGCCGCCGCAGCGCCCCAGCGCTTTGCACGCCTGGACGCCGCGCAGGACCGCCACCGCGTGTGGCAGCAGCTCACCAGCGTGTTCGTGCGCAAGGGCTGGCTGGCGATCATGGTGGCCAGCCAGGGAGGCCCGCAATGA
- the mltG gene encoding endolytic transglycosylase MltG yields MRRLLALIVLVGIALGGAAYWWLHQPLDLGDQPLELAIEPGTTPRGVARDVVAAGVNTDARLLYAWFRLSGQDRAIKAGNYEIPPGTTPIGLLRKLARGEEALRALTLVEGWNWRQVRQALAREEQLRHDAAQLTDDALMAQLGRPGVAPEGRFFPDTYAYAKGSSDIALLRRALHAMDRRLEAAWAQRATDTPLKSADEALILASIVEKETGKASDRGQIAGVFTNRLRVGMLLQTDPTVIYGLGDKFDGNLRRRDLQTDTPWNTYTRAGLPPTPIAMPGKAALLAAVQPEPTRALYFVAKGDGTSHFSASLDEHNRAVHRYQRGQ; encoded by the coding sequence GTGCGACGTTTACTGGCTTTGATCGTGTTGGTGGGGATCGCACTGGGCGGCGCTGCGTATTGGTGGCTGCACCAGCCACTGGACCTGGGCGACCAGCCGCTGGAGCTGGCCATCGAACCCGGCACCACGCCGCGCGGTGTGGCCCGCGACGTGGTGGCGGCGGGGGTGAATACCGACGCACGCCTGCTGTATGCCTGGTTCCGCTTGTCGGGGCAGGACCGTGCCATCAAGGCGGGCAACTACGAAATCCCGCCGGGCACGACACCCATCGGTTTGCTGCGCAAGCTGGCGCGGGGCGAGGAAGCCCTGCGCGCACTCACGCTGGTGGAGGGCTGGAACTGGCGCCAGGTGCGCCAGGCGCTGGCCAGGGAGGAGCAGCTCAGGCACGACGCTGCCCAGCTCACCGACGACGCCCTGATGGCCCAGCTGGGCCGCCCCGGCGTTGCGCCCGAGGGGCGGTTTTTTCCGGACACCTACGCCTATGCCAAGGGGTCGAGCGACATCGCGTTGCTGCGCCGCGCCTTGCACGCCATGGACCGCCGCCTGGAGGCCGCCTGGGCGCAGCGTGCCACCGACACGCCGCTCAAGTCAGCGGATGAAGCGCTGATTCTGGCCAGCATCGTCGAAAAGGAAACCGGCAAGGCCAGCGACCGTGGCCAGATTGCGGGCGTGTTCACCAACCGGCTGCGCGTGGGCATGCTGCTGCAGACCGACCCCACCGTGATCTATGGTCTGGGCGACAAGTTTGATGGCAACCTGCGCCGCCGCGACCTGCAGACCGACACGCCCTGGAACACCTACACCCGCGCGGGCCTGCCGCCCACGCCGATCGCCATGCCCGGCAAGGCCGCGTTGCTGGCCGCCGTGCAGCCCGAGCCCACGCGCGCCCTGTACTTTGTGGCCAAGGGCGATGGCACCAGCCATTTCAGCGCGTCGCTGGACGAGCACAACCGCGCCGTCCATCGCTACCAGCGGGGCCAGTGA